The Vibrio echinoideorum genome includes a region encoding these proteins:
- a CDS encoding c-type cytochrome, whose protein sequence is MTINSFKLLSIFLAPAIAAMSLSACSDEPPKASTNVIPTIEVKVEETEPYLPNLAAGEKLVQNLCSQCHGDKIIPFVQSYPNIKGQKASYILKQLRDFKSDGRQDLYMQSVVKSLSDKDLQDAAEFYSTLKPLDLYNRSKEYSQQ, encoded by the coding sequence ATGACGATAAATTCATTCAAATTGCTGTCTATATTCTTGGCGCCTGCCATTGCCGCAATGTCGCTTTCTGCGTGCTCTGATGAACCACCTAAAGCGAGCACAAATGTCATTCCGACGATTGAAGTGAAGGTGGAGGAAACAGAACCCTACCTACCAAACTTGGCCGCTGGTGAAAAATTGGTTCAAAATCTTTGTAGCCAATGTCATGGCGACAAAATTATTCCTTTCGTTCAATCTTACCCAAATATAAAAGGGCAAAAGGCGAGTTATATTCTCAAACAACTGCGTGATTTTAAGAGTGATGGTCGACAAGACTTGTACATGCAGTCGGTCGTAAAATCGTTATCGGATAAAGATCTTCAAGACGCGGCGGAGTTTTACAGTACTTTGAAACCGTTGGATTTATACAATCGGTCTAAAGAATATTCTCAACAATAG
- a CDS encoding cytochrome C, with the protein MLIHEKFNHTNASYGEKLGYRKGIMRAALVCSLLTSMLVHANEVPENPEEYYGVDKASGLIMAPGWEIVNGQCNACHTSLIVAQNSGNREQWRETIQWMVDTQGLWDLSDTWDPVLDYLSTYYQEKGIDMNKYRRKPIDSTLMPPMPGEQ; encoded by the coding sequence ATGCTTATCCATGAAAAATTTAATCACACCAATGCTAGTTATGGAGAAAAGCTCGGTTATCGCAAAGGAATAATGAGAGCTGCATTGGTGTGCAGTTTGTTAACGTCGATGCTTGTTCATGCTAATGAAGTCCCTGAAAATCCGGAAGAATATTACGGTGTCGATAAAGCTTCAGGTTTGATTATGGCGCCGGGGTGGGAGATTGTTAATGGTCAATGCAATGCTTGCCATACCAGTTTAATTGTTGCTCAAAATAGCGGAAACAGAGAGCAATGGCGAGAAACCATCCAATGGATGGTCGACACGCAAGGCTTGTGGGATCTCTCAGATACGTGGGATCCGGTACTGGATTATTTGAGTACGTATTATCAAGAAAAAGGTATCGATATGAATAAGTATCGCCGTAAGCCTATTGATAGCACGTTAATGCCACCGATGCCGGGAGAGCAGTAA
- a CDS encoding sulfite oxidase, translating into MSLDRRQFLKAAMTATAVSALPVSWVFAANRPEGLDAVDVNALTWAKAEDLPDYYTVLNTNPLNAYPPESMLAPAVTPADVPFVRWNGLMPDFNAMHPETWTFEVKGESVKQSKTYTIAELKSKFKHHTQSLVLECGGNSRNNFYPSTKGNQWNNAGVYCSQWTGVLLSDVLKDCEIKGDAVYVGNHGFDKHLSGKGEAISRGVPIAAAMNDNALIAWEMNGEPIPYLHGYPLRTVFGGRPASVSQKCATGISIRNKIHDGHKMAAPAYQVPKHPIAPGEKVDNKDFRIIEEMIVKSLITSPKSGTEFSLGKKVTVSGHAWAGLRSVEKLQVSYDYGTTWHDAKLNKPVNKGAWQQWEADLDLPMAGYYEIWAKATDSEGDSQPVVQPQWNPKGYLFNGCHRIAVRVS; encoded by the coding sequence ATGAGTTTAGATAGAAGACAGTTTCTTAAAGCTGCAATGACGGCAACCGCAGTTTCTGCATTGCCAGTTTCTTGGGTATTTGCTGCGAACCGCCCTGAAGGTTTGGATGCTGTTGATGTAAATGCGTTGACGTGGGCGAAAGCAGAAGATCTGCCTGATTACTACACCGTTTTGAATACCAACCCTCTGAATGCTTACCCGCCAGAAAGTATGCTTGCTCCGGCAGTAACACCAGCAGATGTGCCTTTTGTTCGTTGGAATGGTCTGATGCCAGATTTTAACGCAATGCATCCAGAAACTTGGACTTTTGAAGTCAAAGGCGAGTCAGTAAAACAAAGTAAAACGTATACGATTGCAGAGCTGAAGTCGAAGTTCAAACATCATACTCAAAGCCTTGTTTTAGAGTGTGGTGGTAATAGCCGCAATAATTTCTACCCAAGTACAAAGGGCAATCAGTGGAACAATGCAGGTGTTTACTGTTCCCAATGGACGGGTGTTTTGCTCAGTGATGTTCTTAAAGACTGTGAGATCAAAGGCGATGCTGTCTATGTGGGTAACCATGGATTTGACAAACACTTAAGCGGCAAAGGAGAGGCCATCTCGCGTGGTGTACCTATTGCGGCTGCGATGAACGACAACGCTTTAATTGCATGGGAAATGAATGGAGAGCCTATTCCATATCTTCATGGTTATCCTCTGCGAACGGTATTTGGCGGACGCCCTGCATCGGTATCTCAAAAGTGTGCGACGGGTATTAGTATTCGCAACAAGATCCATGACGGTCACAAAATGGCGGCACCTGCTTATCAAGTACCAAAACATCCGATAGCGCCGGGTGAGAAGGTCGATAACAAAGATTTTAGAATTATTGAAGAGATGATCGTCAAATCGTTAATTACTTCACCAAAGAGCGGGACTGAGTTTTCACTCGGCAAAAAGGTGACGGTAAGTGGTCACGCTTGGGCTGGATTGAGAAGTGTGGAGAAACTGCAAGTCAGTTACGACTATGGTACGACTTGGCACGATGCCAAATTGAATAAGCCCGTAAATAAAGGGGCTTGGCAACAATGGGAAGCAGATCTTGATCTTCCTATGGCGGGCTACTACGAAATCTGGGCGAAAGCGACGGATAGCGAGGGGGACAGCCAACCTGTTGTTCAACCGCAATGGAATCCCAAAGGTTATCTGTTTAATGGCTGTCATCGTATTGCGGTAAGAGTGTCGTAA
- a CDS encoding c-type cytochrome: MCIACHGSTDDTSFPSIPNLKWQNKVYLTEQLSDFKSGKRTDQTMSKVAQLLSDEDIEKLADYFYKLNHKGSPQ; encoded by the coding sequence ATGTGTATCGCGTGTCATGGCAGCACTGACGACACATCATTTCCTTCTATTCCCAACTTGAAATGGCAAAACAAAGTCTATTTGACTGAGCAATTGTCAGATTTTAAAAGTGGAAAACGCACCGATCAAACGATGTCAAAAGTCGCGCAGCTATTATCTGACGAAGACATCGAGAAATTAGCCGATTACTTTTACAAACTGAATCATAAAGGGTCACCGCAATGA
- the ihfA gene encoding integration host factor subunit alpha: protein MALTKADLAENLFETLGYSKRDAKETVEVFFEEVRKALENGEQVKLSGFGNFDLREKNERPGRNPKTGEDIPISARRVVTFRPGQKLKARVENIKIEK, encoded by the coding sequence ATGGCACTCACGAAGGCCGATTTGGCTGAGAACCTGTTTGAAACACTCGGATACAGCAAGCGGGATGCCAAGGAAACGGTTGAAGTGTTTTTCGAAGAAGTTCGTAAAGCACTCGAAAATGGCGAACAGGTAAAACTGTCTGGTTTTGGTAACTTTGATCTTCGCGAGAAAAACGAGCGACCAGGTCGTAACCCGAAAACTGGTGAAGACATTCCAATTTCTGCTCGACGTGTTGTTACTTTTAGACCGGGACAAAAATTAAAGGCCCGAGTCGAGAATATTAAAATCGAGAAGTAG
- a CDS encoding SDR family NAD(P)-dependent oxidoreductase: MNLRLGNINVVVTGGSSGIGAKIVEGFANEGANVWFCGRSQHRIDKLLKQLGKASKQVVGKVVDVHDLVQMKAWIESIPNIDIFVPNVSALSDEWEDVLQKDIAATQQGIALVLPKLLESRYAAITYIGSKASGYTVCNANAYGAGKAALAHYMKSLSLTYVRKVRVNTVSPGDTYIADGLWGRCKREAPDTFQKVIDRNPMGRLATPEEVANVVTFISSPVASFVSGANWYVDGASTSHVQY, encoded by the coding sequence ATGAATTTAAGGTTAGGGAATATCAATGTTGTTGTCACTGGAGGTTCTAGTGGAATTGGGGCGAAAATAGTTGAAGGCTTTGCTAACGAAGGGGCGAATGTTTGGTTCTGTGGCCGTTCTCAACATCGGATAGATAAGCTGCTTAAACAACTCGGAAAGGCGTCAAAGCAAGTTGTCGGAAAAGTGGTCGATGTTCATGATTTGGTACAAATGAAAGCTTGGATCGAGTCAATTCCGAATATCGATATTTTTGTTCCCAATGTAAGTGCACTCTCTGATGAATGGGAAGATGTTCTACAAAAAGACATTGCAGCCACGCAACAGGGCATTGCGTTAGTTTTACCTAAATTGCTTGAGTCGCGTTACGCTGCAATTACCTATATTGGGTCGAAAGCGAGTGGATATACAGTTTGTAACGCCAATGCTTATGGAGCAGGGAAGGCCGCGCTTGCCCATTATATGAAATCCTTGTCTTTGACCTACGTTCGTAAGGTGAGAGTTAATACTGTTTCGCCTGGAGACACATATATTGCTGATGGTTTATGGGGGCGGTGTAAGCGTGAAGCACCGGACACTTTCCAGAAAGTTATCGATAGAAACCCAATGGGTCGCTTAGCCACCCCTGAAGAAGTAGCCAATGTAGTCACCTTTATTTCAAGCCCTGTTGCGAGTTTTGTCTCGGGGGCTAACTGGTATGTTGATGGAGCATCGACTAGCCATGTTCAATATTAG
- a CDS encoding helix-turn-helix domain-containing protein produces MDALDDEICTTIKRHLKKAGISYKEVSEFTEFSEISIKRLLNGHQSLSILKLQKICQLIQLPLSAIITEAEEALASVSLFTDEQDAAFCKEPPLFTIFQDIVNEGANAQQLMASYDLNEPSLHIYLRKLEQLKLITMLSDLKFHVIVPTNTAFSEQAQFSVTFKNQVIDALKQAVQYIDARNKQAYFITARLRLTEDEFKEYNAKLEELMLKTLKISQSHNRMTEGVNDYAIVDMGAKGIFHPTLKAPVNLV; encoded by the coding sequence ATGGACGCACTTGACGACGAAATTTGCACAACAATCAAACGCCATTTAAAAAAGGCAGGTATCTCTTATAAAGAAGTTTCAGAATTCACAGAATTTTCCGAAATAAGCATTAAACGATTGCTGAACGGCCATCAATCGCTCTCTATTTTGAAGTTACAAAAGATATGTCAACTAATTCAGCTTCCTCTATCAGCCATTATCACAGAAGCAGAAGAAGCATTAGCCTCGGTATCACTATTTACGGATGAGCAAGATGCAGCCTTCTGTAAAGAGCCGCCGTTATTTACTATTTTCCAAGATATTGTAAATGAAGGAGCAAACGCTCAACAGTTAATGGCCAGTTATGATTTAAACGAACCATCACTGCATATCTACCTCAGGAAACTTGAACAGTTAAAACTAATAACGATGTTATCTGACTTAAAATTCCACGTCATTGTGCCCACAAATACAGCTTTCTCTGAACAAGCGCAATTTAGCGTCACGTTCAAAAACCAAGTCATAGATGCATTAAAACAGGCCGTGCAATATATCGATGCACGTAACAAACAGGCTTACTTTATTACTGCCAGGCTTAGGCTGACCGAAGACGAATTTAAAGAATATAACGCTAAGCTTGAGGAGTTAATGTTAAAAACACTAAAGATTAGTCAGTCGCATAACCGAATGACTGAAGGAGTCAACGACTATGCCATTGTCGACATGGGCGCCAAGGGTATTTTCCACCCAACACTCAAAGCGCCAGTAAATTTGGTTTAA
- a CDS encoding Fur family transcriptional regulator: MRDIEAIIEHVKQGCKANGQQFTAKRRLILRALVHTDKALSAYELVDYCKEHFDQNVQAMSVYRVLDFLEQQHLAHKLQVSNKYILCDHILCEHEHGIPQFLICSKCDKISEQTINPTIIQDLQSHAKQEGFTVVTPQLEISCVCDECGDAEEPSTNTNTNTNTNTNKS, from the coding sequence ATGAGAGACATTGAAGCGATCATTGAGCACGTAAAACAAGGCTGCAAAGCCAATGGCCAACAATTTACGGCAAAAAGACGATTGATATTGCGGGCATTGGTTCACACCGACAAAGCGTTGTCTGCGTATGAACTCGTTGATTATTGTAAAGAGCATTTTGACCAAAATGTTCAAGCGATGTCGGTTTATCGAGTGTTGGATTTTCTTGAACAGCAACACTTAGCGCACAAGCTACAAGTGTCCAACAAGTACATACTTTGCGACCATATTCTTTGCGAACATGAACACGGGATCCCTCAATTTTTGATTTGCTCTAAATGCGACAAGATCAGTGAGCAGACTATCAACCCTACCATTATTCAAGATCTTCAATCCCATGCAAAACAGGAAGGTTTTACCGTGGTCACGCCTCAACTAGAGATCAGTTGCGTGTGCGATGAATGTGGTGATGCAGAGGAACCCAGTACCAATACCAATACCAATACCAATACCAATACCAATAAAAGTTAA
- a CDS encoding dihydroorotase — MSAMLIKNARVVNEGITTETDLLIVGQRIERIAKNIAPTPDDEIIDAQGCYLIPGMIDDQVHFREPGLTHKGSIATESRAAVAGGITSYMEMPNVNPATTTIEALERKFEIASQSSLANYSFYLGATEDNLEQIKQLNPERHCGVKVFMGASTGDLLVEDPQALNAIFRDSPVLIVTHCESGPVIAQNQEQLRKEKDVFTIEDHPILRDDKACYDSSSYAIELAKKHNSQLHVLHITTAKELALFDEGSIQDKRITAEACVHHLWFTNKDYAVLGNQIKCNPAIKYPNDRDALLAALSTGQIDIIATDHAPHTWDEKQVPYEQAPAGLPLVQHALLSLFDHVRLGTMTVAQVVEKTAHNPSIRYAIQKRGFIREGYYADLVLVDPQAPTLVSNKNSLYQCGWSPFAGHKFSAQIKHTWVNGTKVYSNPGSTDNNTHTTHVHVPNETPNEMPTSAMRLSFKR; from the coding sequence ATGTCTGCAATGCTCATCAAAAATGCCCGCGTGGTTAATGAAGGCATCACCACCGAGACGGACTTATTAATCGTCGGCCAACGAATTGAACGGATCGCCAAGAACATAGCCCCAACACCAGACGATGAAATCATTGATGCCCAAGGTTGTTATCTGATTCCGGGAATGATTGATGACCAAGTTCACTTTCGCGAACCGGGGCTTACCCATAAAGGCTCAATCGCCACAGAGTCACGAGCTGCGGTTGCAGGCGGTATCACGAGTTATATGGAGATGCCGAACGTAAACCCTGCTACCACAACCATTGAAGCCTTAGAACGAAAATTTGAAATCGCATCACAAAGCTCACTTGCAAATTACTCATTTTATCTTGGGGCGACTGAAGACAATCTAGAACAGATCAAGCAACTCAACCCAGAACGACATTGTGGTGTAAAGGTGTTTATGGGCGCTTCAACGGGCGACCTGTTAGTTGAAGATCCTCAAGCGCTCAATGCCATCTTTCGTGATTCTCCCGTCCTTATTGTCACCCATTGCGAAAGCGGGCCGGTGATCGCTCAAAACCAAGAGCAATTAAGAAAAGAGAAAGACGTTTTCACGATTGAAGACCACCCTATTCTTCGAGACGACAAAGCTTGTTATGACTCTTCTTCTTACGCGATTGAACTAGCCAAAAAACACAACAGTCAACTTCATGTGCTGCACATCACGACAGCCAAAGAACTGGCTCTGTTTGACGAAGGGTCAATTCAAGACAAACGTATTACGGCAGAAGCTTGTGTGCACCATTTGTGGTTCACCAACAAAGACTACGCCGTCTTAGGAAACCAAATCAAATGTAATCCTGCCATTAAATATCCAAATGATCGCGACGCGCTGTTAGCGGCATTAAGCACCGGCCAAATCGACATCATCGCCACTGATCACGCTCCACATACATGGGATGAAAAACAAGTTCCTTATGAGCAAGCACCGGCTGGCTTACCCTTAGTACAACACGCCCTGCTGAGCCTATTTGACCATGTGCGATTGGGCACAATGACCGTCGCTCAAGTTGTCGAGAAAACCGCGCATAATCCGTCTATTCGTTATGCGATACAAAAGCGCGGCTTTATTCGCGAAGGCTATTACGCCGACCTAGTCTTGGTTGATCCGCAAGCTCCAACCTTGGTCAGCAATAAAAACAGCTTGTATCAATGTGGGTGGTCACCATTCGCAGGACACAAATTCTCTGCTCAGATTAAGCATACATGGGTAAACGGAACCAAGGTGTATAGCAATCCAGGGTCAACAGACAACAATACACATACCACTCATGTACATGTACCAAATGAGACTCCAAACGAAATGCCAACTTCAGCAATGAGGCTGTCATTCAAACGCTAA
- a CDS encoding LbetaH domain-containing protein gives MLRRNPNGHMPEVSETAFIDPTAIICGKVIIEDNVFIGPYAVIRADEVNEQGDMEAIVIKRDTNIQDGVVIHSKAGAAVTIGERSSIAHRSIIHGPCEVSDDVFIGFNSVVFNAFIGKGCVIRHNCVVDGHDLPESFHVPPMTNIGSGFDLNNISKVPPEYSAFSESVVSANHTLVQGYRRIANEL, from the coding sequence ATGTTAAGAAGAAATCCAAACGGCCATATGCCAGAAGTCTCGGAGACCGCTTTCATTGACCCAACGGCCATTATCTGTGGCAAGGTCATCATTGAAGATAACGTGTTTATTGGCCCTTACGCCGTTATTCGTGCTGACGAAGTCAATGAACAAGGCGATATGGAAGCCATAGTGATTAAGCGCGATACCAATATTCAAGACGGTGTGGTTATTCACTCAAAAGCCGGTGCTGCCGTCACTATTGGTGAACGTTCATCGATCGCCCATCGTTCTATCATTCACGGTCCTTGTGAAGTCAGTGATGACGTATTTATCGGTTTCAACTCCGTCGTGTTTAATGCCTTTATAGGCAAAGGCTGTGTAATTCGCCATAACTGCGTGGTAGACGGGCATGACTTGCCCGAGAGCTTCCACGTACCACCGATGACCAATATTGGTTCAGGGTTTGATTTGAATAACATCTCAAAGGTACCACCTGAATATTCGGCGTTTTCAGAATCGGTGGTTTCAGCCAACCATACCCTTGTGCAAGGTTATCGGAGAATTGCCAATGAGCTCTGA
- a CDS encoding CobW family GTP-binding protein produces the protein MSSDKKPILGIPTNIITGFLGVGKTTAILNLMKNKPADENWAILVNEFGEIGVDGSLIQGNDSKQQVFIREVPGGCMCCAAGLPMQIALNQLLSEAKPDRLLIEPTGLGHPKEVLEVLSSEHYRKVLSLQKNVTLVDARKLSDTRYSEHDTFNQQITIADTIVGNKVDLYKSGDAEKLAEYVAQVCHPDTKLIFAHHGKIPSDEFDGNTSFYHHQAHGHHHHHHHHHKQDKPLASELPMPESGMIKASNQGEGFESVGWRFSPEKQFDHQRLRSFLVGLKAERMKAVFITQSGIFGYNLTEDGLTESELDDCLETRIEVIGHNIDNGLESQLLACLVN, from the coding sequence ATGAGCTCTGATAAAAAGCCTATCTTGGGTATTCCAACCAATATCATTACCGGCTTTCTCGGCGTGGGTAAAACCACTGCGATTCTCAACCTAATGAAGAATAAGCCCGCTGATGAAAACTGGGCTATTTTGGTGAACGAATTTGGAGAAATTGGCGTTGATGGCAGTTTGATCCAAGGGAACGACAGCAAACAACAAGTGTTTATTCGTGAAGTGCCTGGCGGCTGTATGTGTTGCGCGGCTGGTTTACCGATGCAGATCGCACTGAATCAACTGCTGTCTGAGGCAAAACCTGATCGCTTATTGATTGAGCCAACCGGGCTTGGTCACCCTAAAGAAGTGCTAGAAGTCTTGTCTTCAGAGCATTACCGCAAAGTCTTGTCACTGCAGAAGAACGTTACTTTGGTTGATGCCCGTAAGCTTTCTGACACACGCTATTCTGAACACGATACCTTCAATCAGCAAATCACTATTGCCGATACCATCGTGGGTAATAAAGTCGATCTCTACAAAAGTGGCGATGCAGAAAAACTGGCTGAGTACGTCGCGCAGGTTTGTCACCCAGACACCAAGCTAATATTTGCCCATCACGGTAAGATCCCTTCAGACGAGTTTGATGGAAACACCAGCTTTTACCATCATCAAGCTCATGGGCACCATCATCATCATCATCATCATCATAAGCAAGATAAGCCACTCGCTTCAGAATTACCGATGCCAGAGAGCGGTATGATAAAGGCGAGCAACCAAGGTGAAGGATTTGAAAGTGTGGGTTGGCGATTTTCACCCGAAAAACAGTTTGACCACCAGCGCTTACGAAGCTTTTTAGTGGGCTTGAAAGCGGAACGAATGAAAGCGGTGTTCATTACACAAAGTGGTATCTTCGGTTACAACTTAACAGAAGATGGTTTGACGGAGTCGGAACTGGATGATTGTCTTGAAACAAGAATCGAAGTGATCGGACATAACATCGACAATGGCTTAGAAAGCCAACTGCTCGCGTGCTTGGTTAACTGA
- a CDS encoding aspartoacylase, giving the protein MDNINQVLLVAGTHGNELSGIYLNKLIKERLYAADRSTFSTHPVIANPKAVEQNVRYVDKDLNRQFSNANNDDTSGLAEYTAARQFIDRHASREQQLIVDLHNTTSNMGATLILLSNDVFYQKMGAYVKQRMPEANILFEDRKPWDEQPYLCTAGKHGVMIEVGAQAHGSLKFETLTLMKQMLTAVLDYVEKHNLKQIKELKDYSAFFYVEEVNVPLDQDGMRIATVHPKICGRDFEVVKQGEPLLATFFGYDVSWEREQDIYPHFINESAYAKANIAMALAEKRLVSVS; this is encoded by the coding sequence ATGGACAACATTAATCAAGTCTTACTGGTTGCAGGAACACACGGTAATGAGCTCTCAGGAATCTATTTAAACAAACTCATCAAAGAGCGTTTGTATGCCGCCGATCGTTCAACGTTTTCGACCCATCCTGTTATCGCAAACCCTAAAGCGGTAGAGCAGAACGTCCGATATGTTGATAAGGACCTAAATCGTCAGTTTTCTAATGCTAACAACGACGACACTTCAGGCTTAGCTGAGTACACAGCCGCACGACAGTTTATAGATAGACACGCAAGCAGAGAGCAGCAGTTGATCGTGGATTTACACAACACGACCAGCAATATGGGGGCGACGTTAATCTTGCTTTCCAATGATGTTTTCTATCAAAAAATGGGCGCGTATGTGAAGCAGCGAATGCCTGAGGCCAACATTTTGTTTGAAGACAGAAAGCCATGGGATGAGCAGCCATACCTTTGCACCGCAGGGAAGCATGGTGTGATGATCGAAGTCGGGGCTCAAGCGCATGGTTCGCTCAAGTTCGAGACGCTCACATTGATGAAACAAATGCTGACTGCCGTACTCGATTACGTAGAGAAGCATAACCTTAAACAGATTAAAGAGTTGAAAGACTACAGTGCGTTTTTCTATGTTGAAGAGGTGAATGTACCGCTCGATCAAGACGGTATGCGAATCGCTACGGTGCACCCGAAAATATGTGGCCGAGACTTCGAAGTAGTGAAGCAAGGGGAGCCGTTGCTTGCGACTTTCTTTGGTTATGATGTTTCTTGGGAACGCGAACAAGATATCTATCCACACTTCATTAATGAGAGTGCTTACGCCAAAGCGAACATTGCGATGGCATTGGCCGAGAAGCGGTTAGTTTCGGTCAGTTAG
- a CDS encoding EamA family transporter, whose translation MKRNDLLLAVFVMAIWGFNFSMIKMGVTNVHPLLATAARFTLAVIPVIFFVAKPNVAWRYLMSYGFVFGVGIWGMASWSITAGLSSGLSSVLLSTNVLIGMAVGVWVFKEAASVRKLIGAMLAMCALAVLVSAATGNVTVNGVILIMIAACSWTLMGVIVKASKTTQAFAFNVWGMLFAPVPLVLFAAMLHGDQIIWQGIEKWDWNTTIAVLFQAYPTTLFGYWVWNKLLIQYPLSTTAPLTLLVPIFALISGYFMYDEVLSVAQVVASVLFLVGIGLIVKPAKTLSTKIPDSAEDNGKLVKPL comes from the coding sequence ATGAAAAGAAATGATTTGTTGTTAGCTGTGTTTGTCATGGCAATTTGGGGATTCAATTTCTCGATGATCAAAATGGGTGTGACCAATGTCCATCCTTTATTAGCAACGGCGGCACGTTTTACTTTGGCGGTAATTCCAGTGATCTTTTTCGTCGCAAAGCCTAATGTCGCTTGGCGCTATCTAATGAGTTATGGCTTTGTGTTTGGTGTTGGCATCTGGGGTATGGCTTCGTGGTCTATCACGGCAGGCTTGTCTTCAGGGCTGTCATCGGTGCTGCTTTCAACCAACGTATTAATTGGCATGGCGGTGGGGGTATGGGTTTTCAAGGAAGCGGCTTCAGTTCGTAAGCTGATTGGCGCAATGTTGGCGATGTGTGCACTCGCGGTATTGGTATCAGCAGCGACGGGTAATGTCACTGTTAATGGCGTGATTTTGATCATGATTGCAGCGTGTAGTTGGACCTTAATGGGTGTGATTGTTAAGGCATCTAAAACGACTCAGGCTTTTGCGTTTAACGTGTGGGGAATGTTGTTTGCGCCAGTTCCATTGGTGTTGTTTGCTGCTATGTTGCATGGCGATCAGATTATTTGGCAGGGGATTGAAAAGTGGGATTGGAACACTACGATTGCCGTGTTGTTTCAGGCTTACCCAACCACGCTATTTGGTTACTGGGTGTGGAATAAGTTGTTGATCCAATATCCGTTAAGCACGACCGCACCGTTAACCTTGCTTGTGCCAATCTTCGCATTGATCAGTGGTTACTTTATGTATGACGAAGTACTGTCAGTCGCCCAAGTTGTCGCATCAGTATTGTTCTTAGTCGGGATTGGTTTGATCGTGAAACCTGCGAAGACCTTGAGTACCAAAATACCGGATAGCGCAGAGGATAACGGAAAGCTTGTTAAGCCGTTGTGA